AGGACCGCGCGCTGCCGCCGACGATGTCGTCGGTCCCGATCGCCGCGCCGACGCCCCACCGCGGGGTCGGCCGCACGACCACCTGGGTCCACGCCGGCGCCGTGGCGTCGGCGAAGAACTCGCGCGTCCCCGGGCCGACCGCGCCCACGCCCAGCTCGAGCCCGACCGGCCCGCGGATCGCGACGCCGACGGTCACGTCGACCCGGGCGACCTCGCGGTTGCCGTCGGCGCGACCGACGAGGCCGATCGCCAGCCGCGGGGCCGCCTGGGCCCAGACCCGCTCGTCGCGCCAGTGGGCGATCGCGCCGATCACCACCGCGGCTCGGCCCGGTGACCACCCGGTCACGTCGGTGGCGACCTCGCCGATCACCCGGGTGCGACCGTCGATCAGCGGGAACCGCGCGGTCAGCGCCAGCCCCCGGTAGCGCTCGTCGCCGGCACGACAGCCGCGCAGGCACAGGCCGCGGCCGTCGCCGATCGCGCCGACGCTGCGCAGCGAGTGGCGCACGCCCAGGGTCAGGCGGTCGCTGACGCCGTACCACGCGTCGGCGGCGAGGTCGGCGTGATCGCCGTCGAGCCGGCCCTCGAGCACCGCCGCCAGCACCAGCGCCCGCGGCGCCACCAGGGTCGGCGCGGCCAGCGCGCCGGGCTCGTCGGCGCGCGCGGCGGGGAGCCACGCGCTCGCGACCGCGGCGACCGCGACCACGCGCGCGCGCGTGCCGGCGGCGCGGCCGCCCCTCACTCGAAGTCGTTCTGCGCGACTTCGTCCTGCAGGCGTCGCAAGTTGCGGGTCTGCTCGTCGAGCGCCTCGCGCAGCCGCCGCTGCGCCAGCTCCTCGCGCAAGGTCGCCGCGCGGTCGCGGGCCGCACGCCCGACCGCGGCCAGGCCGAGGATCCGCGCGGTCGAGCACACGACGTCGGCGGCGGCCTCGAGCACGAGCATCTCCTCGTCGGGATCGCGCAGCGCGCGCTGCGCGGCCCGGGCCAGGCGCGCGAACACCAGGTCGGCGTCGTCGAGGATCGCCTGCTCGCTGTCGCCCCACGCCAGCCGGCGCGCGACCGCGTCGTGGAGCGTCAGGTCGAGCCCGAGCGCGGTGTCGAGCCCGGCCGACAGCGTCCGGACCACGGCGTCGAAGATCGCCACCGCCGGCGCGTCCTCGCTGCCGCCCGAGACCACGTCGAGGATCTCGTCGCGCAGGATCGCGACCCGCTCGCCCAGCTCGGTCGTCATCGCAGCGTCTCCTTGCCGGGCCGGCGCCGCGGCGGCAGCGGCGGCGGCTCCCGCCGCGCGCGCCCGGGCGCGCTGCGATCGAGGCCCAGGTCGAAGCGCATGCCGGCCGGGAGATCGTCGTCGATGATCGTCGCGAACTTGCGCTCGAGATCGGTGACCCGACGCTCACCCTTGGTCACCTGCGCCGTCAGCGCCGCGGTCGCGGCCGCGGCCTCGCGCAGCGCCTCGGCGGTCGGCGCCACCGACTCGACCACGAGGCTGGCGATCGTCGACGACAGCCGCTGGTACGCCGCCGCGAGCCGGCGCAGCGCCGCGACCTTGCCGATGACCGCGCCCGGCACCGCGCGCACCGCGTCGATGTGCGCCGCCCGCGCCGCGTCGAGCGCGTCGTACAGCGGCGTCACGCCCGCCTCGTCGAGCGAGCGCACGTCGAACAGCTCGCGCGCGGCCAGGGCCGCGTCGCCGCCCTCGCTGGCCGCGATCGCGACCCGGTGGGCGTGCTCGATCGCGCGCCCGAACAGCGCCCGATCGGGCGTGGCGGCGGGGCGGCCGAGCGCGCGTCGGCGCGCGCCCTCGAGCAGCGCCTGCACGTCGGGCGCTGGCACCTGGGGCGGCGCCTCGACCGCGCGCATGTACGGCACGGTCGGGTGGTCGATGAACTTGGACGTGACCTCGGCGTGCTGGCGCGCGCGCTCGGCGTCGTGGCGCACCAGCTCGGCCTCGACCGCGCGCAGCCGCAAGGCCAGCACGCCGCCGACCGCGGTCTCGGCCGTGACCAGCGCCCGCGCCAGCGCCGCCTCGATCAGCCCGGCCAGGCCCTCGTCCTCGGCCCGCAGCTCGCTGATCACCGCGTCGGCGGCCCGGCCCAGGCCGTCGAGCAGCTCGCGCATCGCCAGCCAGGCGCCGCCCTGCCCCAGCCAGCCGACCGCCAGGTTCTCGGCGAAGCTCCACACGTTCACCGACGTGGCCTTCTCGAGGTCGTGGTAGACGGCGTCGGCGAAGTTGCCGGCGACCAGCGCGATCGCGTCGTCGGGCGACAGCACCGCGCACAGCGGCGAGCGGTGGATCCCGTGCGCGCGCGCCGCCGCCAGCACCCGGTCGCGGCGGGCCCACCACGCCCCGGCGCCGCTGGTGCGCAGGACCACGGTCGCGCGCGGCATCGCCTGGGTGCCGGCGTCGATCAGGATCGCGGTGACGTTGTCGCCGCCGCCGCCCCGCAGCGCCGCCTCGATCAGATCGCGCACGACGTCGGGCGCGGCGTCGGTCGAGCCGATCAGCTGGTGCAAGGCCTCGCTGGCGGCGTAGCCGTACAGGCCGTCCGAGCACAAGAGCAGCCGGTCGCCGGCCTGCCAGCTCGATCTCGTTGACGTCGACCGCGGCGGTGGCCTTGGCGCCGAGGTTGCGCGACAGCACGTTCTTGTAGGCGTGGCGGTCGGCCTCGTCGGCCGAGATCGCGCCGCGCGCGACCAGCTCGGCGACGATCGTGTGGTCGGTGGTCAGCCGGTGCAGGCGGCCGTCGCGCAGCAGGTAGGCGCGGCTGTCGCCCACGTGCGCGATCGTCGCGCGCCGGCCGTCGACCACGCACGCCACCACGGTCGTGCCCATGCCGCGGCGATCGCGCCGGCGCTGGGCCTCGCCGTGGACCGCCGCCGACGCCGCGTTGATCGCGGCCTCGAGCAGCTGCCGCGGCCCCAGCGTCGCGCGCCGCGCCCGCACGTACTCGTGGATCACGTCGCGGGCCTTGGTCGCGGCCACGTCGCCGGCGCTGGCGCCGCCCATGCCGTCGAGCACCGCGTACAGGCCCCACTTGGCGTCGACGATCAGCGCGTCCTCGTTGGTGTCGCGCACCGACCCGACGTGGCTGTCGCCGAAGGCGCTGACGACCAGGCTCATCGGCGCGCTCCGGCCGGCGCGGTCGGGGCCGGCAGCTGCGCGACCCGGCGGCCCAGCTCCTCGGCGATCACGTCGTTGACCATGCGGGCGGTCAGGCGCGCCGCGTGGTTGATCGCCAGCGCGACCGAGGGGTCGTGCGGGTACTGGCTGCGGGCCAGGGCACCGGCGACGTCGGCGATCGCCACCAGCAGCCGCTGGGCGTGATCGGGCCCGATGCCCTCGGCCGAGCGCACCGCGATGAACGAGTGGAGGAACCCGCGGTGGAGCGTGTGGTCGCCGGTGACCAGCAGGGTCGACAGCGCGTGCAGCACGCCCTCGAACAGGAGCCGGGCCTCGTCGGGCGTGGTCCGGGCGATCGCGTGATCGAGGCTGGCCCGGACCTCGACCAGCCGCGCCAGGATCGCGGGCCGCAGCTGCTCGAACGCGGCGACGTAGCTGGGCACACCCGACATCGAGGCGCCATCGTAGCAAAGCCTGCGGCCGGCGATGAAGGGCTGGGCTCGGCGATCGCGCCCGCGCACGATGCGGTGCCGATCGGGATCAATCCGGGCGAACCCACGGGGTAGACTCGGGCGGGTGACGCTCGGCAAGGGAGGGAAGATCCTCGTCATCGACGACGAGCCCATGGTGCGCTCGGCGGTCGGCCGGGTGCTGACCGACGAGGGCTACACGGTCGAGTTCGCCGGCGACGGCGGCGCCGCCCTCGAGCGCCTGGCGGCCAACCCGCCCGACGCGATCCTGCTCGACCTGATGATGCCGGGCATGAACGGGCGCCAGTTCCTCCACGCGCTGCGCCAGGACCTGCGCTCGATCGTCCCGGTCGTGGTGATGACGGCGGTCCACGGGCTGGGCCAGCGCGCGATCTCGCTGGGCGCGACCGATGTGGTCGAGAAGCCGTTCGACGTCGACGAGCTGCTCAACAAGGTCGCGCTCGCGGTGTTCCGCGCCCGCCAGGAGTCGACCGGCGAGGTCGCGCTGCCGACGTCGGCCGGCGCGCGGACCGACGACGACTACCCCGACGTCGTGGTCGTGATCGACGACGACCTCGCCGCGTTGCGCCGGCTCGAGGACCGCCTGACCGAGGCCGGCTTCCGGGTGGTCGCGCTGCCGCGGGTGCCGGACCATCCGGCGCGGATGCTACGGGCGCTGGCGCCGGCGGCGCTGGTGATCGCGGCCGAGGTCACCGCCGACGGCGGCCACGCGCTGGTCGAGGCCGTGCGCGACGCGCCGGTCCTGGCCGCGATGCCGATCATCGTGTTCACCCGGACCGACACCGCGCCGCCGCCGCCCCAGCCGTCGATGGTGGTCCTGACGGCCCCGAACGTCGACGACCTGCTGCGGATCGTCGAGCTGATGAGCAGCCGGCCGATCGCGCCCGGCGCCGCCCGACCGGCGTGGTAAGAACGCCGCCATGGTGGCCCTCCCCCAGCCGACGATGGCTTCGATCTACGCCGACCGGCGGCGCGCGCTGATGGATCGGATCGGCCCCGGCGGCGTCGCCGTGGTCCGGTCGTTGCCCGAGCGCCTGCGCAACGGTGACTCCCACCACGCGTTCCGCCAGCACTCGGACGTGCTGTACCTGACCGGGTTCGCCGAGCCCGACACGACCGTCGTGCTGCGCGCTGGCGCCGAGACCGAGCGCGTCGTCATGTTCGTGCGCCCGCGCGATCCGGCGATGGAGGTGTGGGACGGCCGGCGCGCCGGCGTCGAGGGCGCCCGCGCCGAGTACGGCGCCGACGTCGCGCACCCCGCGAGCGAGCTGGCGACGCGCCTGCCCGACCTGGTCGCCAACTGCGAGGAGCTGCACTACGCGGTCGGCCTCGACGAGGACACCGACCTGTTGATCGCGCGCACGATCGCGCGCCTGCGCAAGACCGAGAAGCGCGGCCAGCGCCCGCCGCGCGCGATCGTCGATCCCCGGGACGCGCTCCACGAGCTGCGCCTGCACAAGGGCCCCGACGAGCTGCGCGCGCTGCGCAAGGCCGCGGCGATCTCGTGCGACGCCCACGTGCTCGCGATGCGCCAGGGCCGCCCCGGCACGTTCGAGTACGAGCTCGAGGCCACGCTCGACTACACGTTCCGCAGCCGCGGCGGCGCCGGCCCCGGGTACGGCACGATCGTCGGCGCCGGCGAGAACGCCACGATCCTCCACTACGTCGAGAACCGCTGCGCGATCGCCGACGGCGATCTGGTGCTGGTCGACGCGGGCTGCGAGTACGGCCACTACACCGCCGACATCACCCGGACCTGGCCCGCCGGCGGCCGCTTCACCGCGCCCCAGCGCCGGGTCTACGAGCTCGTGCTGGCCGTCCAGAAGTCGGCGATCGCGCTGGCGCGGCCAGGCGCGACCCTCGATGAGCTGCACCAGCACTGCGTCCGCGAGCTGACCCGCGGCATGATCGAGCTCGGCCTCCTGACCGGCACGGTCGAGGAGCGGATCGAGGACGCGTCCTACAAGCGCTACTACATGCACCTGACCTCCCACTGGCTCGGGCTCGACGTCCACGACGCCGGCGCCTACACCCAGGGTGGCAAGCCGCGCCCGCTCGCGCCGGGCATGGTGATCACGATCGAGCCGGGGCTGTACATCGCGGTCGACGACGAGGCCGCGCCGGCCGAGCTGCGCGGGATCGGCGTCCGGATCGAGGACGACATCCTGATCACCGCCGACGGGTGCGAGAACCTGACCCAGGCCTGCCCCAAAGAGATCGCCGAGCTCGAAGCGATCTGCGGCTGACATCCCGCAGGCCCGCAAACGCCAGGGGAGCCGGAAGCCGGAACCGGAGTCGGAGCCGGAACCGGAGCCGGAGCCGGAACCGGAGCCGGAGCCGGAGCCGGAACCGGAGCCGGAGCCGGAGCCGGAGTCGTAACCGGAGCCGGAGTCGTAACCGGAGCCGGAGCCTAGGCGCAGGGGCCGGACCAGCGCGGTCCCTGCGGGCGACCGTGGCTCCTGAGGCTGCGAAGTGTTCTACGCACTTGGCGCGACCGTGGCGGGATCGCGGCGGCGAATCCGGCCCCCGATGCGGAACAGCGCTTGCTTTGGTGTTCTGCCTGTCTCCGAATCGTCACGTAACTGGCCGACTCCACTTCGAAACTGTTGGAAATCGGTCACAACGCTGCGACGGGTGACAGGTTCTCACCGCCCTCCGAGTCCAATCCACCATGTCCCTACCGATCCTGTTCACGCCCGGCCCTGTCCGCATCCCCCCCGTGGTCGCGGCCGCCCTGGCCGAGCCGCCGTGCAACTACCACCGGCAGGCGGGCTTCCGGGAGATGTTCGCGGAGATCCAGACGTCGCTCGCGACCCTGCTCGGCCTGCGCAACCCGGCGAACTACTTTGCGACCATGCTGACCACCACCGGGACCGGGGCGGTCGAGGGGTGCATGCAGGCGTTCGCCGCCGTCGGGCCCGGCCTGATCCTCGACAACGGCTTTTTCGGCGCCCGGTGGGTCGACCAGGCCAAGCAGAACCGGTTCGCGTTCCACGCCCTGTCGTCGCCGAGCGACGCGCCGATCGATCCGGCCGCGGTCGCCGCGTACCTCGACGCGCACCCCGACATCAAGTGGTGCTTCTACGTCTCGCACGAGACCCGCATGGGCCTCGTCAACCCGATGGTCGAGATCGGCCGGGTCTGCAAGGCCCGCGGCGTCATGGTCGGCGCCGACATCATCTCGAGCGCGTTCGCGTACCCGGTCGACATCGAGGCCGCCGAGCTCGACCTGGCGGTGACGTCGTCGGCCAAGGCCGTGCAAGCGGTCGCCGGGCTCGGCGTCGTGTTCGTGCGCCTGGCGGCGCTGCCGGCGCTCAAGGCCGCCGCCGCCGCCGATCGCCCGCGCAGCTACTACCTCGACATCGTGGCCGAGTGCGAGCGCCAGCAGGCCGAGCACCAGCCGCGGTTCGCGCAGCCGGTCCCGCTGTACGCGGCGCTGCACGCCGCCTGCCGGCACCTGCTGGCCGTCGGCATCGACAACCACATGGCGCGGATCCAGCGCCAGATGGACACGATCGCCCGCCACCTGGCCCAGTACGGCTGCGCGCCGCTGCTGCCGCGCGACCGGCTGTCGTGGATCGCCGTCAACTTCTCGCTGCCGTCGGGGATCAAGTACTCCGAGTTCGCGCCGCGCATGCAGGCCGAGGGCTTCTTCCTCCTGTACGGCGTGCCCGGCAACGAGAGCCACTTCCAGGTCTCGACCATCGGCGACCTCACCGACGCCGACGTCGCGGGCCTGCTGCGCGCGTTCGATCGCATCCTCGCTCCCATCGTCCATGCGCGTCCTGCCGCCGAGGCCGCGCGAGCCCACGGAGGTGCCTCGTGATCTCGCTCCTCGGTCCCCACACTGGCAAGCACATCGTCTTCGGCTTCGATCACCACGGCCTGCCCGAGGTCGACAGCTACGTCGGCTCGCTGTCGCGCTACGGCCTGGTCCTGTCGGCCGCGCAGGGCGAGCAGCCGCACTACCTCACGTCGACCCAGCGCGTGTGCGAGCGCGTGCGCGGCCGCACCGACGCGGTCGGCGTGCTGGTGTGCTCGACCGGCATGGGCGTGTCGATCGCCGCCAACAAGTTCAGCGGCGTCTACGCGGCGCGGTGCCTGTCGGTCGAGGACGCCACGATGGCGCGCCAGATCAACAACTGCAACGTGCTGTGCCTGGCGCTCAAGACCGGCCAGGACGTCAACGCCGAGATCATCACGGCGTTCATGACGACCGCGTACGAGGGCCGCAAGCTCGAGCAGCTGTCGCGGATCACGATGTTCGAGCACGATCTGGCGCCGCTGGTCCCGATCGAGCCGGCCCGCGCCCGCGCGCTCAAGAGCGTCTGACGGTAGCTCGGCTGACCGGCGCCGTCCCCGGGGCTGACCGGCGTCGCGCCCACGCGGCCACGGTCGGCTGACCGGCGTCGCGCCCACCCGGCCACGGTCGGCTGACCGGCGTCGCCCACGCGGCCACGGTCGGCTGACCGGCGTCGCGCCCACCCGGCCACGGTCGGCTGACCGGCGTCGCCCACGCGGCCACGTTCGGCGCGCCCGCGCGCCGGCCCCCGGCGGCTACCGGCCCGACGTCGCGATCGTGATGCGCGCGTCGAGCTGCTCGAGCAGCTCGATGATCTGCACCATCTTCTGCGCCAGCGCCTGATCGCCGGCGCGCTGATCGACCGCGGCGCCGACCACCGGCACGAGCGTGTCCTCGAGCCGGCGGATCTGCCCGAGCAGCTGCTCGGCGCTGGGGCCGCTGATGCCGGCGCCGGAGAGCGCGTCGGTGGCCGGGCGCTCGACCGCGGCCCGCAGGCTGGCCGCGAGCGCGTCGAGGCGCGGGCCCAGCCAGCCCTCGGGATCGCGCGCGGCGTCGTCAGCGGTCGCCCGCTGGGCCGCGGTGACGACGGCCTGTCGCAGCGCCCGGACCTCGCCGCCGAGCTCGGCCGAGGCGCTGGCGCCGGCCAGCGCGGTGCGGATCGACGCCAGCTCGACGCCCAGGCCCGACAGCGTCCCGACCAGGCGCGTGACCGGATCGTCGGCGGCGCCGCCCATGCGGCGCTGGCGCACGAACTCGTCCTTGATCTGGGTCCAGCGCGCGGCCTGGGTCGGATCGAGGCGACCGCGCAGCTCGGCCAGCTTGAGCAGGTTCTGCTCGGCCGCGGTGGTCAGCGTCTGGGCCTCGCCGCGGTAGTGGTCGTCGACCAGCTGCTCGAGCTCGTCGGCGGTCATGGCCGCGACCACCCGCTCGGCGATCTTGCCCATGTTGCGGTAGCTGCCCTGCAGCTTGAACGGCGGCTCGGTGCGGAAGGCGTCGGCCTGCGCCGCCGAGCGGATGTACTCGGCGTTGACCTTGAGCAGCGTGGCCTGGGCCGCGAACAGGTGCCGGACCACCGCCAGGATCTCCTCGAGCTCGACCGACGAGTAGCCGTGGGCCAGCTCGGTGGTCGGCACCGGCTCGCCCTGGGCCATGCGGATGATCTTGTGGACGTCGCCGAGGTCGCGCCCGGCCAGGGGCGCCAGCGTCGGGTTGGCGGTGAGCGCGTTCTCGAGGAACGACAGCGCGAACGCGTCGCCCTTGCCGGCCAGCACGTCGCCGAGGTTGTAGACGTCGGCGCGGTTGGCGAGCATGTCGGGGATCCGGAACTGCTCGCCGCTCTCGGTGTACGGGTTGCCGGCCATGACGACGCAGAACTTCTTGCCGCGCAGGTCGTACGTGCGGGTCTTGCCGCGCCAGACGCCCTCGATCTTGCGCTGGGCGTCGCACAGCGAGATGAACTTCTGCAGCAGCTCGGGCGAGGTGTGCTGGATGTCGTCGAGGTAGAGCATCGCGTTGGTGCCGAGCTCGAGCGCGAGCGTCACCTTCTCGATCTCCTGGCGCGCGGTGGCGTTGGGCGCGTCGGCCGGATCGAGCGAGGTGACGGCGTGGCCGAGCGCGGGCCCGTTGACCTTGACGAACGCCAGCCCCAGCCGGGCCGCGACGTACTCCATGAGCGTGGTCTTGCCGTAGCCGGGCGGCGAGATCAGCAGGAGCAGGCCCATCTGATCGGTGCGCTTCGCGGCGCCCGCGGCGCCGAGCTGCTTGGCCAGGTTGGCGCCGACCAGCGGCAGGTACGCGGTGTCGATCAGCCGGTTGCGGACGAACGACGACATCACCCGCGGCGTCAGCTCGCCCAGGCGCAGCCGCGCGCGCTCGCGATCGGCGACCTCGGCCCGGGCCGCGCGGTAGGCGCGGTAGGCCGGCACCGTCTCGGTCCGG
The sequence above is a segment of the Myxococcales bacterium genome. Coding sequences within it:
- a CDS encoding alanine--glyoxylate aminotransferase family protein gives rise to the protein MSLPILFTPGPVRIPPVVAAALAEPPCNYHRQAGFREMFAEIQTSLATLLGLRNPANYFATMLTTTGTGAVEGCMQAFAAVGPGLILDNGFFGARWVDQAKQNRFAFHALSSPSDAPIDPAAVAAYLDAHPDIKWCFYVSHETRMGLVNPMVEIGRVCKARGVMVGADIISSAFAYPVDIEAAELDLAVTSSAKAVQAVAGLGVVFVRLAALPALKAAAAADRPRSYYLDIVAECERQQAEHQPRFAQPVPLYAALHAACRHLLAVGIDNHMARIQRQMDTIARHLAQYGCAPLLPRDRLSWIAVNFSLPSGIKYSEFAPRMQAEGFFLLYGVPGNESHFQVSTIGDLTDADVAGLLRAFDRILAPIVHARPAAEAARAHGGAS
- a CDS encoding aminopeptidase P N-terminal domain-containing protein gives rise to the protein MASIYADRRRALMDRIGPGGVAVVRSLPERLRNGDSHHAFRQHSDVLYLTGFAEPDTTVVLRAGAETERVVMFVRPRDPAMEVWDGRRAGVEGARAEYGADVAHPASELATRLPDLVANCEELHYAVGLDEDTDLLIARTIARLRKTEKRGQRPPRAIVDPRDALHELRLHKGPDELRALRKAAAISCDAHVLAMRQGRPGTFEYELEATLDYTFRSRGGAGPGYGTIVGAGENATILHYVENRCAIADGDLVLVDAGCEYGHYTADITRTWPAGGRFTAPQRRVYELVLAVQKSAIALARPGATLDELHQHCVRELTRGMIELGLLTGTVEERIEDASYKRYYMHLTSHWLGLDVHDAGAYTQGGKPRPLAPGMVITIEPGLYIAVDDEAAPAELRGIGVRIEDDILITADGCENLTQACPKEIAELEAICG
- a CDS encoding RpiB/LacA/LacB family sugar-phosphate isomerase, whose translation is MISLLGPHTGKHIVFGFDHHGLPEVDSYVGSLSRYGLVLSAAQGEQPHYLTSTQRVCERVRGRTDAVGVLVCSTGMGVSIAANKFSGVYAARCLSVEDATMARQINNCNVLCLALKTGQDVNAEIITAFMTTAYEGRKLEQLSRITMFEHDLAPLVPIEPARARALKSV